The following DNA comes from Hordeum vulgare subsp. vulgare chromosome 3H, MorexV3_pseudomolecules_assembly, whole genome shotgun sequence.
TTTCTATTTGCGTGAAAAATATGCTGACCTATTTTTCCAGTTTGATGAATCCAACTAAGACCTCCTTGATCCCCAAGTTTTGATCAAAGACGCACAAAGTTTCAACCGGaccaaagaaaatgtatataaaccaCGAACTAATCAATTATATTATTTATACCCTCACTGCAATGCGTTCACAATTATTTGGTCTTGATAGTAAAGATCATATGGGTTTTTTCGATCAAAGGTGACACTGGGTCACAATTTCCATTACGAAAATGGAGTGCCTACAAAGAGAGTAATGTAGCATTTGAAAACAGGGTGCCCCCAACATTGATGCACACGCACGCGTCAGGGGAAAGCAAAGCAACCTACAATTTGTAGCATCTGAAACATATCTAAGAAATGCCACACAGCGCAATAGTAGAACCAAAACAAAACAGACATTAGTCCAGGATAACATGTAGACAAGGTCCCCAACCATGCGTTCTTCTAAAGATATCATGCCCCACCTCAGAGTCTTCTAGTTACTTCACTAAGCATGCTATGTGTCTCTTTTCTTTAAAGCAATCCATGAGTCCACgagtgcacacacaacaaatataaCATTAGTAGGCTCCTTAGAAAGTATACATTGAAAAAAAGATTTATTCCTTGGTTTTCAAATAATCCATAATAAAGCAACACAACCAACAGAAAAAATTGCCCTATCTTTGGCAGTATATTCTCGCAGTCAACTTTGACATAATCAAAGAAAGATGAGGGTGTTTTGGGGTTACCCAACGCCCCATAAATTACATACTATAGAAATCTTGCAAGAAAGCAAGTAAATAGAAGATGATTAATACTCTCCTCAGCCccacaaaactcatagtttttctTACCCTATCCATTCTTTTTTATTAAGATTATCGCTGAGGATCCTTCCCTTGATGACTAGCCATATAAAAGCTTTCAATTTTAGAGGTATTTTCATTCTCCAAGGCAGTTTTAAAGGGAAAACATATGGTATACCAATAATAATTTGGCATAAAGATTAACAGAGAAGATGCCTGAATTAGTCAAGATCAATTTAACTTTGGCAGGTTCCTCATTCAAGGTAACCTGACTATACATGTCCAACAATTTATTGCACATAGCTAGGGTGTCCCATATAAGCATCTTCTAAACCTAATGCAATCAACATCCAGTTGAATGACCTTAGGTGCACTAACCTTCTATAAAAAGTAAAGTTATACAAACGAGGGAAAAGTTGGCAGCGCGGCTTGTTGCTCAGTCAAGCGTCCTCCCAAAATCTTGTTTTGCAACAATTCCTCACAACCCTTTGATAACATTTGTAAAAGATGTCCTTAATGTTGATAACTTTtctttgtaaatttggtcaaagttgATAGAGTGTCTTAAAAATATCTATTGAAACGAGTTAGTATTTCTTAGAGTTTGATTGTTAGGCTATAGGTGTGCAATACATCTAGACCTGGCCATTCGTCGGGCTGGACCGGGCTTTCGGGCGGGGCCTAAGAAAGCATGAAGCGGAAAACCCAGGTACGGGTTCGGCCCGATATGGACGTTGGGCCTAGAAATCACGCTCAAGCCCCTCTCATGAGTGTAAAAGCTTGTCGAGCCTTGGGTCGGGCCTCTTTATTAAATGATGAATATGACGAGCCCAAACCTGGCCCGACCTGGTCTTCGGTCGCAAAACCTAGGTCCATGCCTGGCCCGTGGATAGGACCAGGCTGGGTTGGATAAAGCTTTTTCGAGTCAGGCCGGTCGTGTCGGGTATCCCATGACCAGGTATAAATACATCCAAGTGTCAACAAAATTTCATGGGTGGCTCAGGAAAACCCTATTCACCACTCTATGCGAAGCGGTGTCGGGGCTTCGCACGGAGCGGGAGGGGGATCGATTTCAAATAGGTTGTCCCATTCAGCGGGGATGCAACGCCCCGGTTTTGGGAACATTCTAGAGGTTCCCAACCGTTTTTTTTTTCGGTTTtgggaaacttctagaaggttccctgaagcgtttttttctttttcatttttctttattctttttttctgtttctgttacaaaaaatattctggattttcaaaaaaaaaattaaaattttcaaaaaatgttcttgattttaagaaaatgttctaaattttccaaaaaatgttctaggtttcaaaatttgttagaAAGATTCAAATTTTTTCTCGGTTGCAAAAAAAatcttaagattcaaaaaatgttcatgcttccaaatttgcttggtttttttttcaaaattgttcttcgtttcaaaattttgttctcaagactaaaagaatgtttgtgctttaaaaacTTGTCCGCACTTCCAAATTTGCTGAggaattttcaaaattgttctccgtttcaaaattttgttctcaagatttaaaAAACGTTCGTGTTTTAAGAAATTGTTCTCGGTTCCAAATTTGCATGgggtttttaaaaaaaattctccgtttcaatgttttttctcaagattcaaaaaatgtgtgTGTTTTAACAAATTGTTCGCGCTCCAAATTGGTTCAGGATTTTGAAAAATTGTTCAAGGTTcataatttgttctcaaaattcaaaaaatgtttgtgctttaaaaatttgttcgagCTTCCAAATTTGTCCGGGGTTTTTCCAAATTGTTCTCCATTTCAAAATTTCGTttttaagattcaaaaaatgtgtgtgctttaaaaaattgtccgcgcttcgaaatttgttcaagattttttaaaaaaattctcgGTTTCGAAATTTGTACTCAAAATCCAAAAAATGTTCGCGCTTTTAAATTTGTTCGGGGTTTTTAAAAATtttgttcttaagattcaaaaaaattgagtttccaaatttgttcacgatttttcaaaattattctcggttttaaaattcgttctcaaaattcaaaaaaaaatcatgctTTAAAAATTTATTCGCTCTTTCCAATTTGTTCGAGGTTTCTCAAAACtttattctcaagattcaaaaaatattcgtgctttaaaaaattgttcgcctttccaaaaaaaatcacaatgtttcaaaattgttcttcaaatttgATAAATGCTTTTGTttcaaatacaaaaataaaaggaaaaatgaaagaaaaatgaagcaaaaaaggaaataaacagaaaaggaaaaaagtaacaaaaaactgggccggcccagtcgggGTGGCCGCCCTGTGCCGCGGAGGAGTCCCTGCCGCAATGAGCGGCAGGTAGCTCCCGCCCACTCGTGCAAGAAACAGAGATAATTGCCAATGTTCACTGGTTGCCATCGATCCGTTCATCCATATCCATCCatccaaacaaaaaaaaatgctAATTTGTGCACGTTATTTTCCGGCGCATCTCCATCGGGTGGAgtcggtgatgacgacggcggcggAGTCGCCTCAAAACAAAAAGCTCCGCCGACCGTCGTCCCCAGTCATCCCGTCTCCTACCTAAACAAGCAAAAGAAATGGCGAACGCCGGATTCGAAGGAGCAAATAAGCCAGCAAATATAATGTGCTTCAGCACAACCCGGCCCAGCCTTTAGGCTCAAAACCTAGGCCCATGCCCGACATATGGGTAGAACCGGGCCGGTGGCCATGGCCAGGTATAAATACATGCAACCACCAACCATGTCAGCCGTCGATCCTAGTTCTTTTCCATGTGGAAGGGACATATATATGGATACTTAAAGTCACATATGACAAAGGTTGGTGCAAGAGTGTTGGATGCATATGTGTGTCCTTGCCCTTTCGGCGTCGGTGTGAAGGAATGGGAAGCTACGTGACGACGATCGTGccatggttgatgatgatgacatgCTTAGATCTGGTTGCAGACTGTTGTGTTGCAGGTGTCTTCTCGTAAGGTTCAGAAATGATGACACAGAGCTTCGAAGATCTTCGTGTTTTATTTAGGATGATGTTTGTATTTCTGGTCTTTTATGTGTATGTTAGGGTGTGCTTGCACCGCTCAAGAACTTTGTATTATGTCATGATTTGAATGCAAGCATACTTTAAAAAAAACATGCCAGCCGTCGTTAACAAAATGTCGTGGCCGGCTCGTGCAAGAAACAGAGACAGTTGCCAACGTTCACTCGTTGGTATCTATCCGTTCATCCATGCAAATTCCGCTAATTTTTGCATGTTATTTTCCCGCGCATTTCCGTCGAGCGTagtcggcgacggcgacggcggcggagtCGCCTCAAAACAAAAAGCTCCGCCGACCATCGTCACCAATCATCCCGCTGCGCTGCCTAACTAAACGAGCAATGGAAATGGCGGACGCCAGATTCGCAGGAGCAAAGAAGCCAGCTACATTAACAGcattcagaaaagaaaaaaacatcaTCATCTTTACAACCCATCACTCGGGGTGCGACCGCAGCGGCGCCGCCGGCAGCCGCCGCACGGCCATCGGCTCGGGCTGCCGCTGCTGCCTTCCCGCGccgctcccgccgccgccgcgcatcCTGACGAACGCCTTCCCCTGCCCGGCGCCCGCTGCCGTCTCCTTGGCGTCCTGCAGCTGCTCGAGCGCGGTCACCACCTGCGCCATGCCGGGTCGGGCCCGGGCGTCGCCGGAGAGGCACTGCATGGCGAGCGCCGCCGTCTTCTGCGCCCCCGGCAGCGAGTACTGCCCGCCCAGCCGCGCGTCCAGGATGCGGAACACCCGGCGCTTGCTGGTCAGGTACGGCCGCGCCCACTCCACCAGGTTGTGCTCCCCCGCCGGCCGGTTCTTGTCCAGCGCCCGCCGCCCCGACAGCATCTCCAGCAGCACCACCCCGAAGCTGTACACGTCGCTCTTCGCCGTCAGATGCCCTGCAATCACCAattcaccatcaccatcaccattaGTTTCTCTGAATGATTCATCCTTTAATAatttactcctactagattgctaATTTTCATACATtcatccactcattcaagcaaaGCATCAATCATTAAATCCAACTAGATACTCCATCCAACATAATAATCCTACTGGATATTCGATCCAAGATAATCATACTAGGCAAAGGGTTAATTTAATCCCACTGGATACTCCATCCAAGATCCCATGGGCATCGAAGTCACAACTTTTTTCTCGTCATATGCAGATGCTGCGGGCGAACAGACAATGATCCGGCTTAACCGGATTAGATATAGGTTTTTTAGGGCGGATTAGGCATAGGTTAGTACAACTTGGACTAGTGTACTGTGTTGGTAACAGTATCATATGATGATTAACACAGCTCATGCCTACCTAGGAACCACTAAAGTAGATGAACAAGTACGGTTGGCTGCTGGCCATTGACCTGCTGGTACACAAAGTACAGAGCACATGGCTGCTGATCAAGCTCCAAGACTGTTATATATGCTGCTAGATCATTAtatttatgcatagatcacctcCCATCCCATCAAATTATTTCAAAAAGTGTGCATTATTTAagcaggtggtggtggtgacagTTGATTTAATCAATCTGGTGTTGGTTTGAGCACACATGTGGTGAATGGGTCCGTTTTGCAATAGTTAGGTCTGAAACCATGACAAAATTGGGCCAGTTGTGCTGCTACCTAACTGCAAAATCTGACCAAGAATTCTAAGGCTGGTGTGTTCATCACTGCTTCTCCTGGTGCTCCAGGACACACACAAGCTGCCAAACGGATTAGGCTGACTTTTCATTTGGATTCTCATGTAATCCAGCCGTACCTACCGCATAACAAACAACAATGGCATTATTCAACCCTTTTTTTGTTCTTCAGAACCGGCAAGCAAAGCATCCTGCTAAAAGTTCAGAGCTTTTCTAGTATCTGTCTCATGCTAAATATATGTGCATGAAAAGTTCAAGGTTCTTAACAAACCCAAATAAGAAGTGTTTCAGCAACAGCAAAGGGTATAAAGCACTTATAATGATGTGCTGCATAAGATTAAGCTATGTGTTCATGTAATTGATTGATTTGGTTTACCTGTTGCGAGATACTCGGGGGCGGCGTAGCCATGAGTGCCCATGACCCTTGTGGAGACATGGCTCTTGTCGCCGGTCGGCCCGTCCTTCGCCAACCCAAAATCAGACAACTTCGCATTGTAACTCTGCAATTTCATCCATGGTTTCATATGTTTAGCATTTGAGATGTTTGTGAACAATTTGTTTACTCGTTCAAATTGGAATGAAAAGTAAGAAGAACATACCGAGTCAAGGAGAACGTTGGACGTCTTGAAGTCGCGGTAGATGACCTTGGCATTGTCGCTGTGGAGGAAGGCGAGCCCCTTGGCCGCCCCGAGGGCGACCTTCATCCTCAGGTTCCATGACAGTGGCTGGAAATGCGAGCCCCCTGCGCATTCATCATTCACCAAAACTTGTTACCACCAACATCCTCAACAAGTAATTAGGTGTGGTTAACTGATGAATGAAGCAGAGAGGAAGGTTCATTGGTAATTACTTCTGAAAAGATGGTTCTCGAGGCTCCCTCGCGGCATGAACTCGTAGACGAGGAGGCGCTGCTCGTCCTCGAGGCAGTACCCGACGAGCCTGACAAGATTCGGGTGCGACAACTGACCAAGATAGTTCACTTCAGCCTGCACAACACATTCAGCAGCCATATTCAGTAACAATGGATTTAGAAATTTGAGCAACACACTGATTCTGAATGCAGAGATTCAGAAAGTTCAGAAGCCATATTCAGTAGCAGAGTAATTCAGAGAAGAGAAGGCGAAGACTGACCAGCCACTCGCGGTGGCCCTGGAAGCCCTCCTGGTTGAGCTTCTTGACGGCGATGACCATGCCGGTGCCGGGCCGTGCGGGGGCGAAGGTGGTCTCGTCGACCCAGCCCTTGAAGACGGACCCGAAGCCGCCCTCGCCGAGCACGCTGTCGGGCCGGAAGTTGCGGGTGGCCGTCTTGAGCTCCGTGAAGGCGAAGCTCTTGACGTTGGCGGACTGGAGGATCTCGCCCTCGCTGCGCGGCGTCGGCGGCACCGTGGTCGACGGCGAGGACGACACCCGGCTGCTCGACACGCTCACGCCCCCCTTGCCCTTCCTCCTCCACGCCCACCCTGATTAACCAATCAATCAGACAAGATTAGGATAAGATCATCAGAAGAGCAAACTAATCGAAGCAAAATCTAAATTTTGCTCTTGGATTGAGACCGGGAGCTtggaaaaaagcaaaaaaaaaggtGCTTTGCGGGCAGGTGAGACGAGAAGATTGGTCCAAAATGAAGGAACGGTCCAGATTAGTTAGGCGGCGAAATGGCGCTCGCCGGAGAAcggcaaggaggaggagaggggctgacctgaggaggaagaaggtgaggCGGAGCCGCTGGTGGTCTTGTAGGGGCTGTCGGAGCTGATCCTGCTCCCGAAGCAGTTCCCCATGGCCGGCGGCAGATCGATCGATGGACGGAGGCTCAGGCAAGGGAGACGGAGCTTTTCTCAGAGACGTTGGCGAACGGCAGAGCCTGTCTTCACCCCGGCCGGCGAGCAGGCCGGATTATATATACTACACCTCTGACTTTCCTATCTGTCCCCGTCGGCCTCTTGGCCGATCACGGGAAGGAAGGCCGGCGTCGCCCGTGCTAAGCTGGTTGACCACTTGCCCCAGTAGGAGGAGGGGCGCATTAATGGCGGGCGGGAGGCGGGGAGCGAGGAGGCGAGAAGAAGGTGTGTTTCTTCTCGGCAGCTTTTGCTCCCGCCCCGAAATTTATACCGGGCGCCTCCACGGCGAACCTTCCGGCCGGTGACACGCGGGCCCGGGGCGTCAGTGGAGGTTGCGTGGCGGGTCGGGGACCGGCGCCGGCCGTCGGATCTGCGTCGGAGGGTCGTGGTTTGATTCAGACGGTTTGCGTTTTCTTGTGGCGGTTGGTGGTGGTGAGTTTGCGCGGCACGGCTTGCCGCCGGGGGAACGCTTTTTGGATGGGTTTGTTTTTCGCCGGCGTTTGGACTCTGCTCGTGTGTGCGCGTGCGTGCGCCGTTCTTCTCTCCGACCGGCTCCTGCTTCTCTCTTCTCAACGTTCGCTCCCAAATCATCGTCGTCGCCATGGTAATCTTATTAGGGTGCataaaaaaaaaatcataagtctGCATTTTTTTTTTCCACACAGTACAATCGAATTCGCCGACCTATACGAGCGTGTACTCACCCTTATGAGCACTCACGCTTATAAACCGACACATCTTTCTTGTCTTTAACAACATGTCGGTCTCGGATTCCAGGTCACGTCCAAACATAGATCAGGCTATGCCGATGCAGCAAACTCGATCACGACACGATATTGTGAGACCCAAGATTACTACTGACCAAGATTAGTACTGACGGCGCTATGACGTATGACAAAACTTATTTTCGAGGGTTAGAAACCACTGGTGCACCCCAGTAATTTGGAGGAGGCCTTGAGTAACAAAAATTGGAAAATGGCTATAAATGATGAGCATGGTGCTCTCATTGGAAGTAAGAAGACTTGGCACTTGGTTCCTCCGGCCAAAAACAGAAATGTTATTACCTGTAGACGGGTATACATAATTAAAACATAGGTGGATGATAAAATGAACAGATAGAAGGCAAGATTGATAGCAAAGGGGTTTAAGCAAGATGATAAATAAACATTATGAAAACGCTTTTAGTCCTGTAGTTAAAGCAGCTACTATGAGACTT
Coding sequences within:
- the LOC123445706 gene encoding receptor-like cytoplasmic kinase 176, translated to MGNCFGSRISSDSPYKTTSGSASPSSSSGWAWRRKGKGGVSVSSSRVSSSPSTTVPPTPRSEGEILQSANVKSFAFTELKTATRNFRPDSVLGEGGFGSVFKGWVDETTFAPARPGTGMVIAVKKLNQEGFQGHREWLAEVNYLGQLSHPNLVRLVGYCLEDEQRLLVYEFMPRGSLENHLFRRGSHFQPLSWNLRMKVALGAAKGLAFLHSDNAKVIYRDFKTSNVLLDSSYNAKLSDFGLAKDGPTGDKSHVSTRVMGTHGYAAPEYLATGHLTAKSDVYSFGVVLLEMLSGRRALDKNRPAGEHNLVEWARPYLTSKRRVFRILDARLGGQYSLPGAQKTAALAMQCLSGDARARPGMAQVVTALEQLQDAKETAAGAGQGKAFVRMRGGGGSGAGRQQRQPEPMAVRRLPAAPLRSHPE